A stretch of the Malus domestica chromosome 08, GDT2T_hap1 genome encodes the following:
- the LOC103441762 gene encoding large ribosomal subunit protein cL38, with translation MSVSAVLGSQFVAVGVPVKNPSATASFGVTSSAPWRGSTTGNGGGGDGFVIECSSRPQKKATAHHRKTRPRKTQPWDVKRKPTVYAPLPPLPAEWTLLSSADEAASASASSPEESSSTE, from the coding sequence ATGTCAGTCTCGGCTGTGTTGGGGTCTCAATTCGTGGCGGTGGGTGTGCCCGTGAAGAACCCATCTGCGACGGCGTCGTTTGGTGTGACCAGTTCGGCCCCATGGCGCGGCTCAACCACCGGTAACGGCGGCGGTGGTGATGGGTTCGTGATAGAGTGCTCGTCAAGGCCACAGAAGAAGGCGACTGCGCACCACCGGAAGACTCGGCCGCGCAAAACGCAGCCGTGGGACGTTAAGCGCAAGCCCACTGTGTACGCCCCCCTCCCTCCTCTCCCTGCCGAGTGGACCTTGCTCTCTAGTGCCGACGaagctgcttctgcttctgcatCTTCTCCGGAAGAGTCCTCCTCTACTGAGTAG
- the LOC114826623 gene encoding uncharacterized protein, producing the protein MDPCPFVRVTVGSLALKIPVASKPASSVVHPSSSPCFCKIKLNNLNIPPQNAVVPCLHPDTHTLDNPATAATFHLSKSDLDRLASKSIFTSRLCLKISIYTGRRGTTCGVSSGRLLGRVSVPLDLAGTESKPSVFHNGWVSVGKGANKGGSSAQSQFHLNAKAEPDPRFVFQFDGEPECSPQVFQIQGNIRQPVFTCKFSFRTPADRTQRSRSLQSDQGSSRSWLSSFGSERERHGRERKGWSITVHDLSGSPVAAASMVTPFVASPGSDRVSRSNPGSWLILRPGDNTWKPWGRLEAWRERGGADGLGYRFELIPDTSGAGVVLAESTLSLNKGGKFVLDLGSGSSNRAGPNSPGCSPWGSGDFGYGLWPFCMYRGFVMSAKVEGEGRCSKPAVEVSVQHVNCTEDAAAFVALAAAVDLSMDACRLFSQRLRKELCQQSDLVG; encoded by the exons ATGGATCCATGCCCATTTGTGCGGGTCACAGTGGgcagtctggctctcaagatccCCGTCGCCTCCAAGCCCGCCAGCTCCGTCGTCCACCCTTCCTCCTCCCCGTGTTTCTGCAAGATCAAGCTCAACAACctcaacatcccccctcaaaaCGCCGTCGTCCCTTGCCTACATCCCGACACCCATACCCTCGACAACCCCGCCACCGCCGCCACGTTCCACCTCAGCAAGTCCGATCTCGACCGCCTCGCCTCCAAGTCCATCTTCACCTCCAGGCTCTGCCTCAAAATCTCCATCTACACCGGCCGCAGGGGCACGACCTGCGGCGTCAGCTCCGGGAGGCTGTTGGGCCGGGTTTCGGTTCCCCTGGATCTGGCGGGAACCGAGTCCAAGCCCAGCGTTTTCCACAACGGGTGGGTCTCCGTGGGAAAAGGGGCCAACAAGGGCGGGTCGTCGGCTCAGTCCCAGTTCCATTTGAATGCGAAGGCCGAACCCGACCCCAGATTCGTGTTCCAGTTCGACGGCGAACCCGAGTGTAGCCCGCAAGTGTTTCAGATCCAAGGCAACATCCGGCAGCCAGTCTTCACCTGCAAGTTCAGCTTCAGAACACCCGCCGACCGCACTCAGAGATCCAG GTCGTTACAGTCGGACCAAGGCAGCTCTCGGAGCTGGCTAAGTTCGTTCGGGAGCGAGCGAGAGCGACACGGAAGGGAACGAAAGGGCTGGTCGATAACGGTCCACGACCTCTCCGGGTCGCCTGTGGCTGCAGCCTCGATGGTCACGCCCTTCGTGGCCTCGCCCGGGTCGGACCGCGTCAGCCGGTCCAACCCAGGCTCCTGGCTCATTCTCCGGCCCGGCGACAACACCTGGAAGCCCTGGGGACGCTTGGAGGCCTGGCGCGAACGAGGTGGCGCCGACGGCCTCGGTTACCGCTTTGAACTCATTCCCGACACGAGCGGCGCCGGCGTCGTGTTGGCGGAGTCCACTCTCAGCTTAAACAAGGGCGGGAAATTCGTCCTGGATCTCGGGTCAGGGTCCAGTAACCGAGCCGGCCCAAATTCTCCGGGTTGTAGCCCGTGGGGGAGCGGGGACTTCGGGTACGGGTTGTGGCCTTTCTGCATGTACAGAGGGTTTGTGATGTCGGCGAAGGTGGAAGGTGAGGGGAGATGCAGCAAACCTGCGGTGGAGGTGAGCGTGCAGCACGTGAACTGCACGGAGGACGCAGCGGCTTTCGTGGCATTGGCCGCAGCCGTTGATTTGAGCATGGATGCCTGCAGGCTTTTCTCGCAGCGGCTGAGGAAGGAGCTGTGTCAGCAGTCAGATCTGGTCGGCTGA
- the LOC103441763 gene encoding inositol-tetrakisphosphate 1-kinase 3 isoform X2 — MLQAVADLNLSDSYGKVGVPKQLVVKKDASSIPDAVANFGLKLPIVAKPLVNDGSKKSHELSLAYDRYSLQKLDPPLVLQEFVNHGGVLFKVYIVGEAIKVVRRFSLPDVTKRELSKTAGVYRFPRVSCAAASADDADLDPCIAELPPRPLLEKLAKELRRRLGLRLFNLDMIREHGTRDRFYVIDINYFPGYGKMPEYEHIFTDFLLSLVKGKLKKRSG; from the exons ATGCTCCAGGCTGTTGCTGATTTGAACTTGTCTGACTCTTATG GCAAAGTTGGGGTTCCCAAACAGTTGGTTGTTAAGAAAGATGCATCGTCCATCCCTGATGCTGTTGCAAATTTTGGGCTGAAACTACCCATTG TTGCAAAGCCACTGGTCAATGATGGAAGCAAAAAGTCACATGAATTATCACTTGCTTACGATCGGTACTCGCTCCAAAAGCTTGACCCTCCTCTTGTTCTTCAGGAGTTTGTAAACCATG GAGGCGTTCTTTTTAAAGTCTATATAGTTGGTGAAGCTATAAAAGTGGTCAGGCGTTTCTCTTTACCGGATGTTACGAAACGAGAGCTCTCCAAAACGGCTGGAGTATATCGTTTTCCGAGGGTTTCTTGTGCTGCAGCGTCAGCAGATGATGCAGATCTGGACCCATGCATTGCCG AACTTCCTCCGCGACCATTACTTGAGAAACTTGCCAAGGAACTTCGCCGTCGACTG GGTCTGCGATTGTTCAACTTGGATATGATCCGAGAGCATGGGACCAGAGATCGGTTTTATGTCATTGACATTAACTACTTCCCAG GGTATGGGAAAATGCCGGAATATGAGCACATATTCACGGACTTCCTCTTAAGCCTGGTGAAGGGGAAGCTCAAAAAGAGATCTGGCTGA